A region of the Cannabis sativa cultivar Pink pepper isolate KNU-18-1 chromosome 3, ASM2916894v1, whole genome shotgun sequence genome:
GGCGTCTGAGGTAAAAAGGCCCTTATGCTTAAGTACAACGCCGTAGTAACTACTGTCGAATTTGAGAGCACTGCCTGGGTCCATTTGCACAGTTGTGTTTTTGTCATTTGGAGGGCATTTGGTTTTCAAAAGTTTAGCATAGTTTTTGTCTAATGAAGGGTCTTGGTCTCCTTTTCCAGTGAAGTTATAGAGCCTATTGTTGAATGCACTACAATGTCCCACACCGATTGTGTGTGCTCCTTTAAACATAGATGTATAAATACTATGATTAGTAACAATAATTAATGCTACAAAATTAAGAGTGTTCATATAATCTGCAAtcacaaaatataaattatatttgaaCTAAACCAAtccattttaattaatttagttttgaatttttaaaattttttaatattggtttggtttgaaaaaattgaaaattcggATCAAACCAATCCCCCTATATAAAGCTACTTAATTTGTTCAGTAGTTATTTAATTTTGCACCTGATAATACGACGAGGTCATGCACAGAAAGGCCTTTGGTGGCAAAGTTTTGCTTGAGTCGGGAGAAGTTGAAGGAGGGTGGTGGAATGTTTTGTTGTGCTTCGTTTTTTCTCGACACTTTCCCATCTCTTCTACCCGTAGGCACTTCCCACATCGATTTCTTAAActgaatatatacatattattgtTAAACTGAATATAGATGATAGGATTGTTTATCACCCGCACTATAAACACCCTTAATAGAtgatattaaattttgttttatgtaTATTTGAGCATACCGAGTAAGATACAGAGTCCCTTGCTGCCAAAGCGAGAATATCAGCGCATGAAACGACTCCTGGACATTTCTTCTCAACTTGTGCTTTGATATCATCAATTACATCGAACCCCAACAAAGTTTGATTTGGAACTGCATCCTTTTCGGCATCTTTCTTTGTTGAGTTCAAAAGTACCGATCCATCACATccctaaaataataacaaatgcATAcacttaacatttttttttttcatatcaaTGCACTTAAAAGAAAAGTGTGTGTTATGAATATGGCTTACTCTAACAAAACAATCGTGGAAATGCATTCTGAGCAAACGTGCGGGCACAGCCGGATTACTAGCCACATGTTTTTCGGTGACCTTCTTTACAATAGTCTCCGCTTCTTCGCAACTATGTTTGTAGAAATTATTTGTGAGTTTGCTTCCTTGTGAGGCCCCCAAGAAGCTAATGAGAATACCAAACACTAATATATGAgtgttgattttcatcatcttaAAAATTGTTTACTAATTTCTTAGAAATTATCTTTGTATTTATGAGTAAAGATATTACTTGGTATGAATGAATGAAGCAATGTTTGCACATCCTTATATAGGCATATAAACTATATAGAGATATGAACGTAGTTCATTTAATATATCTTTCtaataaagtttataataataataataatgattaaaattataaacaatATTGAAGATAATGTTGCTAACTAAACTGATATGACTTTCTATGTATCCTCTTGCAAACTTGTAAAATAACACTAGTTatgtattattttaatattatgtaTTGTTATCATTTAACATTGGATATTGTTATAAGGTACaaatactaaaacaaaaaaatattattattgacaATTTTTCTGTTATAACAtagattttttgtgactaaatgtgacttttagtcataatgaaaaattacttgtgactaaaacatagtattaattaataattagatacaaattattactaatttaattttagtcacaacaagtactgtgattaaaaattcatttagtcacaacaaattgtgatttttctgactaatacttttaatcacaaacttttagtcacaacataggaataataatttataattagttataaatttttcacttttagtaacaagttttattgtgagtaaaaataaatattttataatgtaaaaatatcaaatattattataaagtaGCATCTTATGAGTAATTATTATCATGAGATGATATCTTTCAAACAGTTAGTAATTAATTGTtcgtaattattaaattaataggtgagctctaataattaattaaactaatagTAATATAATAACTCGAGTGGTATATTAAACactaataatatcttttaatctttaatattataatcttatGTTGAAATTATTGGtctctaaatttaaaaaatatgcaaTAAGATGAAGTTATTTTCTGATCAATTTCTAACTCATATATGAAGCAatgatttatattaaattattgaaTACAATAATGATTAGTTGACTTCCACACATAATTAATCATATGTTTAAGTTAAAAATATTCTGTGTTGATATGAATATCACTTTCTTACTGTGTGTccctttaattattattttctatgttaaccttttattttcaattatttataaCTCTTGGCCACTATATTAACTATTTGGATTTTTgcaacttttaatttttaatatttgaggaattgtaaaaaaagaaacaaaaaaaggtccaaaatcttaaattaaaatatactaaaaaataaattgaaaaaaattgtaaatatatatatatatatataaaacattatcgtaaatatagaatttatctttttaatacAGACTACATTAAATATAGTTACAGGTTGTTACATAAATAATTGTTACAAATtgctattcatatatatttctataatttttataaaagtttgtattttacaattttcattttttcaaaaaaaaaaattaacattgcttattttatctattattaacaaaataataattatgaaaataaaaacaaatattaatatttataagtaaCTCTTCAAAATTTATACAAATGGAGGGAAATGAAAGTAAAATGTAGTAagcaaatttaattatatataaaaataactaaatgtatatacataattaatttaacagATTTTTTTCCCCAACAAACTTatagttttgttttttctttaattttttttaatttcttgtttatatttttttctactCCATTATTACAAAATGTCTTCCaactataattaaaaaatattttagctTTAAAAGATAGAAATGGGAGGAGTcattacaaaaaaatttatttttagttacaaaaaaatttgtaactaaaagtaaaaaaaattgtgactaattataaatcatcattcttaTGTTATGATTAAAAAGtctgtgactaaaagtattagtcacaaaaatcacaatttatcGTGACTAAATATGTTTATAGTCACAATACATTTTGTAACTACaactaaattagtaacaacttgtatttaaatattatgttttactcataagtaattttttgtcttgattaaaagttatatttagttacaaaaaaaaatatattatgacTACAAAGTTATCACtaaagataatttttttgtaatcaAGAGTTAAGTTTATTCATAGTTTAGCTACCATTACAAATGGAAGTTggtaaataataatttgaatttttattcatagttgtatagtttttatttatAAGGAAGTtgtttattaatgattagttagtCCTTAATCAATTCATCTTAACTAAGACTTATTTTATCATTGATAATTGTCCCTTTTCATTTTGTTAGTTTCTTTTATAATTAGTATTAATATTATGATTGTTACAAGAGTGTCTTTACCTTGtagttattataaatttatgggtaaatactattttagactctatgttttataaaagttaccaatttaaccctctattttattaaatgacaaaattgacactgtattttctaaaatggtaaaaagaaaggaccctgagcttaatttttgacaacttttttttaatataactaacttgaaGATAATTTTTAACACGAGGTTGCTTGAATCTTCATTATTTCTGATGATGGAAAACATCCATGTGGAACACTTTTTCGAGAATCTGATTGGAAAAGGCCCAGGTTGAAAATATATCAACCTAGGTTGGGTCCCAAATTTGGCCCCTTGGAAGTTCCGTTTGGTCCCCGAAAATAGTTGAATTTTATATCTTTGCTGAAAACAGAGAATATGCGTGAAAGAGTTCTCAGAAAATATTATCGAAATTGGCCCAtgttgacaaaatgtcaacctaGGCACTGGGCTAGCCCCAGTGTCAACCTGGGGTTGGGTTTTGCTTCTAGCACCTATGAAGTGTTTTTTATTCCTTGGAAGCACTTGATCCCCTTTTTTGATGAAGACGAAGACTATGCAAAAGTTGGATCGTCAATCTGATACTTGGAAGTTGTCCAAATTGATAAATTGTCAACTTGAGTGCTGGGTGCCCAGGCACCGGATGCTCAAAAATGAACTCTCTCCAAATCTGATTCTCATGCCTTATATACGCTTGTGGTATTTCTAGTTCATTTCCCAATATATAAAGTTTTACCCATTTGTACTAAGACGGTCTCAAAAATTGAAACTCTAGTTAAggatgtcaacctgggtgctggGTGAAACCCTAGGTGCCCATGTTGACTTTCGGGGTGTAGATTCATGTATTTTCAGCTCTCAAAGCTTGGATTTGCGGTTGCTCCATGTCTTCATATGGTACAAAATACTAAAAGATAGTGAGTTAGAAATGAGTTATCAGAGTTCAAACTTCCATTCCGGAGTTCCCGAAGTTAACCTGGGCGTAGGGCTAGGGGACCCTTCCCAGGTCGACTTGCTATGACTTGGGACTACTCAACTCCGAGATATCATCTTTCTTGTCATGTGTCAAACATTGAGGTCCACATCATCAGGGCTACTTCCGGTGTAAACAATATTCCAATAATATAATACATTGATCTTACTTTTTAGGTTATTTAAGATTTTTACCCCAAAAACTATGAGCTATGCATTATTGTATCCCTGAAACACATTAAAAATGTTTCCTGAACTATATCACAGTGTTGTAAAGTAGTCTTTTTTTGTGTTCTGTCAAGTTTTGTCACATGTGAAACAGAACGATAACGTGACTGTTTAGACAAGTGTCATACCAACGctacatttataatttaaaatttaaaaaaaaataaaaataaaatatgcatTTGTAAATTATCAATAACTAAAAGTCAACTAATgaatactttttttaaaaaaaaaaatcagattaaaaaaattacgtaaaattaaattaaaattttttaaattaattatacatGTAGCATATGTGGTAATTATTTAAacatttttgttattattatgtttAACACGTGtaacaaaatttaataaaataattaatttacaacactGAATATAATTCCGGGACTATTTTTAATAAGATGAAATTAAGAAAGTATAATAATACTCAAGTCAAAGTCATAGCAtaaattcatttaataaaatataatattatcacatagtTAATCTACAAATATACATTAGTAAATACATTTAAGAGAACAAAATAGGtattaactaattaaaattaccaTATTTTGTGACTGTGTAATGAGTTGTCATTACTGTTATATGTGCATTAATATTTTGTGACTGTATAATGTGTTGGCATTACTGCTATATGTGCATTAAAATGTATCCAGTTGTctctaattattataattatgttaattatttcaaaatggGAAAAATAAGTTTTGAGGTGTGCTTCCTCGAAATTTCTTGATCAATATAAAATTGAATATTCTTTTTTCATTCAGTGAATTTTATTtatggtaaataccattttacatcatttgttttgtaaaaattattaattgaattttctattttgttaaatgacaaaatagacccatattttctaaaatgctaaaaataggaccctgagctaaattttcaacaattttattttttaatataaccaactttaagacaatttctaacacgaacagatacagaaaatgtaaccagttttgtcataacatctctagattgaattattattaagttttattttgataagaaATCAGTTCAAGgtcttatttgtacaattttagaaaatacagggtctattttatcatttaacaaaacaaatgattcaattaataactttcATAAAACACAGggttcaaaatagtatttacccttttatttatgtttacaatagctttgtgattaaatataatttcatgaaatatattaaatatatataaaaaattataataaaataataaaaccaaACAATCTAAACGAAACCCCAATTATTTTTAAAGAACaacataagaaaataaaaaataaaaactcaaaacttcaTTGAAATAAAAACTACATAATACGAACATTaattaaaacaacataaaaataattttaaccaACTTCAACAACAAGAGAATAAAAGGAAACACCAAACTAACACAATAACTCATAAACACAAAATAATCGCCACGATTAGATAATATTTAGTTAAAGttcatgttgttgttgttgttcctCAATGGAAAAATCTCATCCCTTCCCCCAAACTTCATCgatttattgttattgttactATTAGCTTGATTTCGGGTGTTTGAGTCTCCCCTCTTTTGCATGCCCCTGCCACGACCATTGTTATCTGTCGTCGAAGTAGTAGCAAAAGCAGCCACATTAGCTTTCACTTTCCCATTTGGTGTTGCTGCAGCATCTGTCGTCATTCGAGCAATCTTAGTTTCCTTGGCTATTTTTTCCATTCTCTTATTAATATCCTTCAAATTTTGATCAATGAGCGAGCTGAGATCATTCAAATCTGTAACAGTCAAGCCTTGAAGGTTCATCTTACCAGAGAGATTGCCATACAAGAGTCGATTCATCTCTTCGTCGCGATTCtctttcttcatcttcttcatctgcTCGCTCACCTTGCCAATTTTTTGCTTCAGGAAAACTTCTTGGTTCATCATCTTCTTGCTCTGCTCGATCTCAGGCATCTTCTTGAACTTTTCCACTATACATTGTACCCCTGGTAAAGATGGGTACACCTCAGGCTGAGTGTTGAATGGACTATAGATGATTGCACACACATCTACACCGCACAATGTACTAAGCTCACTCACCTTCTTTATCAGACCTGTCTTTCTCTTCTTATAAGTGGCTTTTCGAGCGGTGTCATTGTTGATGTAAGCCAACTTCACCTTCTTTCTGGTCATAGTTTTAGCTTGTTGAgctgaaaaagaaaataaaaacaagagTTATGTGAGAAACTAGCTAACTAGTGTGCCAAAATGGGAGACACCATATCCCAAATAATGCTTTGTGCTCTTCTTTAGTTCACTTTGTGGTACTATTTATTCACAAATTTCATAGAGAATGTGGTATTAGGGTTTTAATAGAGGAATAAATATCAAATATGGTAACtaattaaatttcttttttgttatttgtaggtTACATTACATGTATGGACGGTTATAACACGTGTTTCAAAGCATAATAAGACATTAatagttaaatcttttttagagaagaataatagaaaatatttatgtaacgttacataataaatatgaaaaataaatgaaaatcttggagaataaaaaaaaaagaaaaaggagaaaattaaaaaaaagtcaaatatatctataaaaaaaatcaaataaaattaaagtgtACAGTAGAATTTATCCACAAACAGAAGAAAATCCAAACCTGTATCTAATAGGATTATGAAATCATCTTTTTTGGCCTTTTTATTACATTATATTATCAGTTACAAGACTATAAAAGGAATAAAtggatatttttattaatacttttttatataagatttattaattatgatatatGACCATATTTGACTAAGACAGCTGGTGCTTACTATATTATCATGATTACCATGAGTGTAATAGTTGTGTTTTGAGTTATAATTACtaatatgtatttattgttacttacaaaaataatatatatataaaaatatttaaatattttcgatatcagcaaataattgaaaaaatatcatatatattgagtaatagaaaaaaattctaattattttgaATACTAAACATCTTTTGTAGAATTTTCATGagaaatgtatttttttaaaatgtataagatgTCCATACtcaatcaattaaaattttgGCTATTAAGtcattttttcattaaaatatctaattattaatatttcttgaaaaaataaTTTGCGACGCCataaaaagattaaaaataaaGATCTCAAAATATATTAGAAcctcttaaattttttatacttTTACTGAATCACACAAAACAAAATTCATTTTCTTGACCATAAAATCTAATACTCAAAATTATTTCAAAGATAATtatgataaaaaataaattaaaatgtggactttatttaattaaaacttaaaacaaaattatttccAACACCATATAACATAAATTTGAACGATAACATAGTTTATTCTTGTCCCCATTCGGCAAAATCATGCCATTGacacttaatttttaatattattgccATTAACAACGACATTAGCTTTCACATCTTCATCATTCTCGTTTATTGCAGAAGCCTCAACCTTAGCCGCAACCGCCACTTGAGATGTCGAGTTGGTGTTATTATTCTTGGCAGCAATAGTCTCTATCCTCTTATTAATTTCTTCCAAATTCTTGTCAATGATACGAACGAGATCATTCAAATCTGTAACAGATAAGCCAACGAGATTAGCCTTACCGAATAGATTGGAGTACAtgagtgttggaatttattttaccaggatcttagatctactcacaagtatgtttattaacatcctaaataagaactttctaaaacgataaattaaacacatataaagtttaagaaaccttacattgggtgcagcggaataatatgactccttccgttcagatatctagcccttgattcctttctgtagcagagcattatcaatatctgaacctggatctctttctctgaatcttttatgctgaaactcctttgctgatgatctttcttcacgatcttcctcactatgattgaggtatcacttgatgtgtgtgggcactactgtaatcactaaggatttcgaaattctcaagagggaagagaagaagtgacagctaaagatagggagagagaaggctcaggtttttctctgaaggaaaaatagaaaatttaagtgtaaatttcctgaagccttcactatctatttatagcattccactagggttaggtttgaattatttggcattaaaataatgaaaaaatcagtttaaatttcctacaaaagtggctggccctacacttagtggattgggccttgctttttgcaattttgcaattttaacaccttttgtatctgattttctcaaaaataccaatttcctaattcaaccatttaaatgccaattctaactatttaataactataaataattattaaataatattgtcatttatcatatttattaattgaaccatagaaagtatcataattaacaaatatgcccctataaactctttctttacaatttcgcccttacttagtg
Encoded here:
- the LOC115711133 gene encoding agamous-like MADS-box protein AGL80, whose protein sequence is MTRKKVKLAYINNDTARKATYKKRKTGLIKKVSELSTLCGVDVCAIIYSPFNTQPEVYPSLPGVQCIVEKFKKMPEIEQSKKMMNQEVFLKQKIGKVSEQMKKMKKENRDEEMNRLLYGNLSGKMNLQGLTVTDLNDLSSLIDQNLKDINKRMEKIAKETKIARMTTDAAATPNGKVKANVAAFATTSTTDNNGRGRGMQKRGDSNTRNQANSNNNNKSMKFGGRDEIFPLRNNNNNMNFN